Part of the Echeneis naucrates chromosome 18, fEcheNa1.1, whole genome shotgun sequence genome is shown below.
tgttttagatttatttattgaagcTATACAGCTCCAGGCAGCAAAATGAAACGTGTGGCCCAACATACGGCTTGTTTTCTTCGGGCCTGAGTCGAAACCCCCATCTGGACAATCTAACTGCTTCAGGGATTGACTGACATCCAgaggtttttctgtgtgtgtgtgccagagtTAGTGAAGTGTGGAAGCAGTATTGTGCCGCAAATGGGCCACATCTGGACATTTACTGGGAAAGGAGAAAGCAAGCATGTGGTCCAGCCATGGGCCagatttattttgctgaatttCATACGTAGGCTATAAagattattttatattcatgatTGAAAAAAACCTGCAAACATTCTGCCCAGGTTGGTTATAAGTAGTTATTATGTGGAGCCTAGAAGGCATCCACGGAAAACATGGTTAAGCCTAAATTGGTAATAAAAACTCTTAAATTACTTAATTTGTGCTCACAAATTTGTAATTTGTGCGTTAAAATTAGTGTCAAGTTGTTGCAGCAGAACATGAAATTACAGGTTGCTGTGGCTTTGGCTTTGGGAGGGAAAGTATGGGGTTAGTGCGAAGCtagcagctgtgttttgttaCAGAGATGCAAATACAGAACACTCTCCTCTGTATCGATACTGGCAGGTTGTCATCATTCTGTGGAACCCGTTTTCTCGAACAGCAAGTTTCATTCAAgagcacagtgtgtgtttttgaagaatATAAACATTTGGATAtgatacaataataataataataatgcatacacaacaacaacaacaataataataataataataatcacacgCAAAAAATAAGATCACCGCGTTAATACAAAAGTTAATACAAAAGTCATGTCAGCCATTTTCCGTTTGGGTTAGCTATTGTTATTGTATTGttgcatttaaaacataatGAGTGTCAGCATCAGTCCGAGTTCACATAGAAACACTATCAACTAAAGGTTTCTTTGCCTGTTGAAGAAATATGCAGATCAGAGATCTTTTAACTTCATGTGTGACTCCCATCGACACTGGTTAccatttttatgttaattttgCAAACAGGACAACAACATGTTTCTCCTTTATCCCACTAACTGTTTTGAAACGGCACAAAAATGACTAATTTGTGAGAATGAATTAGTTTTACCCTGTTTCTCTTTGTAAACGtagaaactaaataaatttttaaaaatccaattaaaaatgtttaatttgcaCATGTATTTTATAAAGGATAGAAAAAGTCTTATCTACAGCGCCCCAGCTCTCTGGTGAATAGAATCAATTCACAGGTGTGAAGAATATGATAGGAAATGGTGCAACATGTAGTGCATGAGTGAGCAGCACTCTCACTCACGCAGACAGGACTTAATGACTTCACACCATCCCGTCCAGGATCTCTGACTCGGTGCCGACCACGATGGGCTGGCAGCAGCCGATGCAGACGTATCTGAGGACCCATAAGTAGATGCCGCCAGACAGGATGACGGTCAGGCCCAGCAGCAGGAGGCTGATGGAGGACGGAGCGCTCGCACTGAACAGCATGCTGCCGGAGGTGTGGATGGAGTCGTCTCTGGATTTCTGGGCTGAAAGGAGAAGGCGGAGGGGGGAGAAGAGTCTGAGGTCAGTGAAGGGTCTCACCTTCATGCTCcaccaacaaataaaaaatacgTTGTTCTTGCAAATGGGATGCTGATCTCAGGAAGACAATGCTAACATGTTCATGTGCAGCAGGTAGCACAACACAATGCTGTCAGAATATGCAGGCGAGAGATATTTGTACCCTAGAAAAACCTGACGGATCAATACAGTTTCATTTAAAGCCACCctgagaggaagatgaatgTGTGCAGTGAATTTCATGGTAATCCCTCTGAACATGTTCCACCCCACAGTggaagaaaagaacacaaaccaAATGTGGATACATCCTCTGGGAACCGTGAGCGCTCAGTACAGTTCATTTTTCAATACGAGGAAAACTCTGACCTGAAACATCATCAAGGTGAAAATCACCTCCTCATCTGCAGTGTGAATTTActcagaaaaggaaacagagtgAGGAAATGATGATAAAGAAATGATCTTTACGAAGTGTTCTGATCTGGACAGAATGAATCAGGATCTTTACCACCCAGTAATGGACGAGGGAAATTTCCTGAGTGCTCACAAAGCGAGTCTCAATCACTGTATTTGAAGAGTACTTGAAGATGACAGGGTGAACACAGTGTGTCCGGGCCCCTCTGCAGGTTAATCCAGCCACGACAGAACATGATCTGAATCACTAATGGACTCTCAACTGAAAGAGCAAGAAGTGGCAGGACATCGATTTTTCACTGCTGCGAAGACCAAGTAAGCCCAGGTGGCTGATGAGAGGTCAATAACACTCACACTTGAATGTACAATCACAGACCGATACTCGTTTTCTGATTTCACGTGACCGCAGATTATGAAAAGAAACCCTCCCTGTGGAAATTCATCCACTTGATGGAACAAGGCGTAAAGCTGAGTGCATCTCAGATGAAATCATAAATCCTTCTGATTTACTGTGGATCTTTGATGTCGaacatcttttctgttttcaatctTTCCTAATAGAATCGTTACAAAACTCACACCTCCATCGAGGCCAAAAACAATCCTTCAAATTCCATCACTGTacatctttttgtctttccccctctaaaaattaaatgcaaaaggGAATTaagaacaagaagaaacacaacCTGTCAGGTTACtagcaaaataagaaaaatttgTCGGTTAAGCGAGTGATAAAATTACACAGACGATGTTTAAGTGATTTAATCAACACCAACTTCAGTTAAAGGAAACTTATCTGGGATTGTAAGAAGGACGCACAAATTATTGTCCTGCAGTCTGCAAAGGTGTCAACCTTTTGCCTCCTCTGAttcaaagcacacacaaaaaatatctttCTCAAAGTCAATAATAATGATTGAAAAAAGGCTTTTAGCTGGTCCAGTTGGTTGTGGATCATTTAGAGTCACTCACCTCTGCTGAAGTGGAAGATCAGCAGAAAACTGATGAAGATCTTAACAGCAACCATCTTCATGGCGGACAGGATTCACTGCGAGGACAGGAAACAGTTggtaaaaaaacacaacacataaaaagCCCCAAACTTACTTATAACTTACAACGTCTGTTGGggatacacattttttttaaagctatttCCTAGAAGCCATTATAACCAAAGTTAGGTAAAATCCAAAAACCTTTAAGAGTCAATATTTTCAACCTGAAAACTATAAAATCTAAAACgtaaaaacaggagaaaatctGCCTGCATTTTGAATCATGCtgataaaaaactaaaatgagaTGATTAGAAATGAACCatgttgaaatataaaaaaaaaaaaatcaaacacatgaaaatggaaaacaagagTAAGATGGATGAATGTAAGACAACAgaaggaagacagaaagaatCTTACAGAGCCAAACGTGAGCTTTCCTCCCCTCCACAGCACCGGCAGTCGTCTGAGAGGCAACAGGTTCCTCAGgatgaaaatgacagcaaatgCCAATAAGCAATTTCCTCTCAGGAGAACTGAGGAGAAACAAATCAGCAGGCATCTGCTTAGGCGATTTGCATCTGTCTGTCCAGGGGGCAGCAGTGACCTCTGTCTCTTACGCACTGGAGACCAGAAAGGACTCCAGCGCTCTTCACTTTACAGTCGCTCCCTGTTGAGTCTTGGCTTCTTCCTTGTGCTGATTTGACTCAGAGTCACTTTGCATGATCACAGGAATCTGAGGGGacaggggggagagaaaagagctgcagaaggtGTGAGTGAAAGAAgagcacagagtcagagagggagCGAGCCGATAGTCCAGGAGATCTGAACTGGGAGACACTGTACACAGAAACCACAGCTTGGTGCTCCCTCTGCTGGCTCAGATCATCTTCAGAAAAGGCAacgttttcattttgatttaggGGCCGTGCAAAAATtatttgtgtgagtgagtgatgaGTGCAgaattcacaaacaaacaaaaaaaaggaatgtgAGCCGTAAATAAAGATGCACACAGGCGCTTTAATGTCACCTGAACAGAATCCATCCCAAactttacttttctttcctctgaagCTTCTATAGGACTGATTCTGACTGAAGGTGGAAGGCCTGTTTAACCCATcgcatgagagagagaaacacaaagaaaacaactgagACGAGGACAAACGCACAAAGCAGCTTTTGACTAAAACTTTAAGCTGTTTTCAGAGCTGTTAGGCGGagagtagaagaagaaaaagggcaATAAAATCTGCCAAAATGAGAACGACAGAACAGAGAACAGAAGACAGAATGACTGCTTGACTCATCCGCTAGCAGAAAgcaggaagatttttttttatcattcttctgatttgtgttttatgtctACAGAGATAGAAAATTGTTAAAGAGTGTGGCATTGGAAAAACTTCTTGGAGAATTCATGTCCAACTCTCACTTCTTTAGAAAGACTCTGGCATTTATGTAACAccttttatgtttgtgttgattgaACTGAAGAAGAGACTCGAGAGGTTTCTTCACATCATCAGTGTGATGTGCTTTCTTTAGCTGTGTGAAGGTCCTTGTAGATGTGCAGGCAGACGTGTGAATCTCAGGAACTGACCTTGGATCAGGCCAGACAAAAAGGGCCAGGCCTGTGAAATATCTGTATACAGATGCAGCTGCCAGCTTTGTTACGAATGCAGATTCATTTGCATTGTGGGTCAAGAGTTTCAAAAGGCAAAACAGCACAACCGCACATCCGATAACATGTGAAGACATTTTAGCTTAGCATGTGACCTCGCTAATGTTTGCTCATGATTtacaaaagaaagtaaaatcaGATCTAGGACAAATCAAAAAATGATCTGATGCTGTTGCTACAGGAGAAATTAAAGGGCTGATTCTTGACGCTGTATAACCAAAGAATGAAAGAATTTCACCGTGACCTCATGTCATTCTGAAGACGCAGACCGAACTCCAAGAAGCAGGGAGCAGAATAAGTCTGGTGTGTAATCACAACAGAGGGAAGGAAGCACGCAACTATTTTCActggaggaaataaattaaataaatacatttcactgtAACATCCCATTTCAGTGGAACGGCGCTTTGGGTTATCGCCATCTGAATTTTCAGGAATGCGTACAGTCACCCTGATGTGGCCACACAGGCCTCCTCATGCATTTATTGTTAGAGAACAAAAGGCAGAGCATAAAAAACTCCTCCACCGAAGCGCCGCCTTTAAACATCATACAAACAGCCAGTTTGAATTTGTCACTGATACTGACGAGTGATGACCTCAACAAGGCCGTCAGTGTCGAGCACACGAGACAAACTCCGAGAGACGGGTGGTGACGGAGTCAAAGGGTCTTCAGAtaaaacgcacacagacacaagcttgttaaaaaaaaaacacacacacacaagagtgTGTTGAAGCAAAAACAAGCCTGAGCTTACGATGTTACAGCCAATTCCTGTTCATTTATATTCTGACGAGAAAGCAAACCATATTTAAACAATCTTATTCAAACTGTCAGTCCGTTAACAATCGCTGAAATAGCTGTCCCATGACGGTTACTGATAAATGGAATAATGAGCATTTAATGTAGAGACAAAATCCAAGAATCCaagctacttttttttgtttccttttaaaatCGAACAGATGTTTTTCTCGTTTTCACAGAACTGAAGTGTCTGCCGTCTGTTACGCTCCTGCAgaagcttgaaaaaaaaaaaaaaactaagaccTTCAAATATCCTGAGAATGTGAAGCTATTGAATTTCTGCCACGCTGAAAGAAGCTGCTGAACTTtgatgaaatgtatttatggaGGGGATGCAGCTCTAATCTAAATCTATTATTCTCCAcactcctctctgtgtctccttcCAGTCTTTGGGTTCTGCCTCCTTCAGTCgtcgtctctgtctctgggtTTAAGCGAAGGGCATCCTGAACATCCACCGAGTCCTTTCTCCCTCACGTTGTAATCGAAGCGAGGCAGAACCAGAACGCCACCCTCCGGTTCACCTTTCACGCTGCTGTTGGTCTGCTCGCTCAACGCTCGTTCCTCCTCCACGGACATGATGTTTTTCACCAAACATGTGATGGCGGCGTCGATGTTTGTGTTGTCCTGGAGACAGAAGTtgtgggagaaagagaagatggaggaatcGCACTTAACCTTCTGGGTTATTTTTGCTCCATTGAAAACCTTAATCAGGGCTAAAATGGCTAAatcacttattttttctttctgtttggaaaacaagaaatgttttgttaatttttgtatttaagttGTGTTTCTAAAAAAGGCTAACTACTACTGAGGTCAGGaagcaaaaagcagaaagataaacagaaGTTTTTAAGCTAGCTTAACTAAAATAACAAGACATCCAACTTTACAGATATATTTATCTATTATCTATTGAAACTAGAACATCATGTAAAAGTTGAACTTCTTGGTTCGGGAGATAAAAATAACTGGTTCAAACCTGGTttgtgtttaactttttttcctaTTTCTTTACTTagttttttaagacaaaaaaaaaccctacatCTTGCACTTTCggatttaaataaatcaaataactagatgattaaaatcaaatgaacattacagaatgtgtgtgtcataATACAAGCCCTTGTCTGAAGATCTATTTTAACTCGTTAGCAGCCACAAATAGCCACAATAAGGAGCTGAATCAATTTGGAAAGTAATATGAGTAAATGACATTAACTGGATACCTCTAAAtaccaatattttttttttttttaagcaaatcaAGTCTCACCTTGGCAGAGGTTTCATACCAGCCGACAAATCCGTACTCTCTGCAAAAGTTCTCCAGTTTGGGCAGTTTGGGGCAAAGACCGTGACTCCGCTGGTCACACTTATTGGCCAGCAGGACGACTGGAACTGACCTCCCGTTGCTCAGAGCGACCTGAGAGAACCAGAGGGAAGATGGACGTTGAACACCGGACACAGAAACGCAGCCTGACTTGTTGACCAACGAGTTTAGAAACAGCTTTATGACCAGCTGGTTGGACTTGTTGCTTGCTACAGCCTGTACTTCTCcttcatccaaaaaaaatatGGTTCTTCTCATTTCAGTCAGGCCCTTTGCAGTGCTTGTAGATACCTCCTCTTTACTGCAGTGTCCCCCAGGGCTCTATCCTTGGTCCACTTTTATTTGCTACTCAATTAACGGTTTCcttaattttgattttgttgtaaTTGTTCGAATAAAAATCTTGAGTAAGATTTTACCAAATGTAttcgtctctctctcttctctcttttgaGTGCTAATCTTGGAAACTGACAGCCAGTTGACAGCGGTCATGGACAGTTCATTCAGAGGTTGTTCATGTTTGTATTTCAAGAAACAATGGAGTGGAAATTTGAAGTGGTGTGAGCCGGACTGAAGATAGTAGCCACTTCACTTTTTGATCatttgaaaatgctgaaaaaaaaaaaaaaacccaaccaaaaaCAATGCATACGTTTAGTTTGATCAGTTCTGAGAAATGCTGTCCCATGAAATAAGCTCACACATGGTCTGTTAAGGTTATTAAAAGGCCTTCTGGAAAATTTGTCACGACTGAAGCAGAAGTAGACAAGTGGAAGCaaaatgcagaaacagaaacgCAGCCAGTTGAACACATTAAAGGAATATTCACTCAGTTTTGTTTCAGATACTGAGATACTTCTGActgataatgatttttttctcttgcacctttcttccttccttcttccatACCTAAATTCTCCagctcttatttttctttcaccttTGAGTCCAGGTCTTCTTTCCACTTGAGGACGGCCTGAAAAGTGGACAGCCTGGTCATGTCGAAGACGACGAGGGCTCCCACGGCCTCTCTGTAGTAAACACGGGTCATGTTGCCGTAGCGTTCCTGCCCtgttaaagaaaacagagatgACAGAGCGAACACTGTTTCcaggttttctgtgtttgttgctTCCACTCGATTAAGAATAAGTTGAATTACCGGACACAAATGTGATCAGAGGGATATGACTGCCACCGTTTCAGAGAGCGCTCTGAAAAAGTCACATTACTTTGTGTTTGAACAGCAACACCAGAAACCCTCAGAGACGACTTTCAGCTTCATTAGATGCCAGTAAACATCCTGAACTTAAATCTAAACTTGATTACAAGCCGATTGTAATGGAAACATCCTTTAAACGGCAGCGGCCTACACTCAAAGCCAGTTAAAAGATTTATGTTGTAAACAGAAACTCCTGGGCTGCAGCGTTTTTGAAGATGAGGATTTAGATCTCTTTACAGCTGCCTgttattttcttgtgtttgtgaaatgacagaaagcCCACAATGCAAAACCTGTGCAAGATTTTCATCAAATCTTCACCTGCTGATAAAAATCCTATAATGAACATAACAGTAAAGGCTCAATAACCACCTGGTTGTCTCATCGTTGGGGCTCTGATTTTAGTTGTTTGGCTCCAGGATGTGCTGTCAGTTGCCAAGTTTTTTAATCCTGTGTGTAGTAAAATAGTGCTGACTTATTACAGTTTCATATTATAacgtgtgaaatgtgtgtgggCGGCAGAAAATGACCCAAAATGACTCAGCGAACAAAAGTTCTTTTTgcctgaaaggagaaaaatgacaaaagtaaGCAGAAGACATTGTTTGCTGTCTCCAGATGGAAATCTGCCCGTTAGCATCAGCGATAAGGTCACAGCCCCGGATTTAACGAGGACTGCAGGTTTGTTGCAGGAGCAAACATCACTGTTAATGTCTGACGGCTCAAACTGTGAGTCTGCGTTTAAGGCTGATTAATGGAAACGGCTCCGGCTCCACGTTCAGAGTTTAAACTGCAGAAACTGACAGCTGGAAGAGGAGCAGACAACGGCTTTGGACAGAGAACGCGTCACATCAGGTGTCTGGCGTATTtcaaagagagaggaggatttCCAGATGTCAGTTTAACCTGAAAGAGGagcttttgatgtttttattcttatGTTGTCGATTTAACCTCAGTTTACTGACTGAATCTAAATTGGTGTGCGCGTTCAGAAAAATACATCTTTTGTTGAATGTAAGTACAAGTGCATGACCACgtaggtgtgtgtctgtgtgtgtatgaataagTCTCTATCTGGGAGGCTAACTTCCTCCACATGATCCTAATATAGTGGTGAATCAGCAAGAGAtttgatacacacacagacgcacacaagcTGCACATGACCAATgacaacagctgacacacacacacaaaaaaaaaaccaaaacaacaacacgtCTGCACAAAAACAGTCAGAGTGGTATCTCCTAACAGCAGATACTATCTTTGTCTTTCAATCCTCCAGTCTGAATGTGAGAAtataaaggtcaaaggtcaagagaCAGCaaagtttgttttggttttgttgtctCTCCATCTAAACACAAGTTCAGTTTACAAACGACTGACCCTCCAAAGTAAAAGCTCCTAAGTGTTTCCACCACAGTTTTGATCACTTCAGTGCTGATGGTATCAATCAAAACACTGTGTATTCTAAAATATTATCTGATGATGACGTCTGTCTGAGTTTGGAGTCATTTCAGGCTAAACTGGTGCTTTTGCAACAGAGGTTTTGCGTTGACTCttacagacaaacaggaaattcCCTGATGC
Proteins encoded:
- the LOC115058513 gene encoding ras-related protein Rab-38 codes for the protein MQHERLLKVLVVGDLGVGKTSIIKRYVHQVFSQHYRATIGVDFGLKVLHWDQKTVIRLQLWDIAGQERYGNMTRVYYREAVGALVVFDMTRLSTFQAVLKWKEDLDSKVALSNGRSVPVVLLANKCDQRSHGLCPKLPKLENFCREYGFVGWYETSAKDNTNIDAAITCLVKNIMSVEEERALSEQTNSSVKGEPEGGVLVLPRFDYNVREKGLGGCSGCPSLKPRDRDDD